AATTAGAGTTATTACTATTTTGTAGATTTTCTGTGTTATTTATCAAAGACATTTCATgaacataattattatttgtataatcTACATTTTCATGTTGATTATTAATGTATTCATTTCTATGACATGgaatattatcatattcaTCTTGATAAAATTCTTTACTATTTGTACTGTTGAATTCACTTTTATTTTgcattattatattatttaaaactttttggatattttatatttcgTCTATCTTTTTAAGGAAAagcataaatataattcaGAGATGTAATCATCAActgaattttttattttatttcttttgatatataatatcatatgaataacaagataaaaataaaaatatgatagtaagaatttatattatgtacacaaataaataaaaaataaaaaaaaaaaaaaaaatatataaataaatatatatatatatatatatatatatatattagttAAAAGtttaagaaatattttgaggttttttcattaatttaTTTGGTATATTATATGGGAACATTTCtctcttttatttttaaaataaattatttctatgtataattttattaacatcaaaaaaaaaaaaaaaaaaaaaaaaaaaaatatttatatatatatatatatatatatatattatatttaatataattaaggtttaattatttatagtataaaataaaataaatcttgtttattattttaagctcttgataaaataaaaaaatataatatacttatataatatatgacatatttataacctactaatatatttttatatttaatttttttaagatTCATTAAACTGTCGTTTTCTATATTTCCcttttaattaaaaaataacaacaaaaatataaaaaatgtgtgaaggaaaataaaaatatactgTAAATATggatgaagaaaaaattgaaaTGGCTATTATTATaggaatattataataaatatatatatataatatatatatatatatatatatatatataattatatatataatatatttcatatgtataatatattttgaatagGCTAATACAGCagattatttttaaaaaaaaaaaaaaaaaaaatttagCCTTTATATTTTACCTTAGTtctcaaaaaaaataaaaaaaaaaaatgaaatttttataaaattcattttttcctttttaatatttaatcaaaatcaaaaaaggaaaaaacaaacaaaaaatttaacataaatatatatatatatatagtacatatatatattcatatttttttgttcgagacctataatataattatatatataataaggacaaattttctttttttcttttttttttgttgtaaagaaaacattttaaaagaaaagaaaataagaTTTTTAAGgatgtaaaaaaaaagaaaatatggaaaaatataattttttattgttcGAATAAATTTCcttcatatattatatataaatatatatatatatatatatatatatatatttttgtgcATGTAAATTTTATGAGGGCAATGAAATAAGGAtcttcaatatttttttttttttttttttataatatctttataaataaataaaataatatatttctacaaatcatataatattcataagGTACATATGTTTCGTAcgtaatttttttttttttttctttataaaatatataatgaattaaaaatattatatatatatattaaatatatatattataatatatatttatttataccCATGCATATTTTAAGGGCTCCAAAATTGTAAATACATGGacattaaaaataattttatttgaataaaaaaataaatataaaaacttatatttattataaaccTAGATTATACTTAAGGATAATgattgtattatattatattatattatattatattatatttttatttatatatatataatattatgtattttttgcttttcttttttaaaaaaaaaatgagtcgatttaattaaatttttctaTCATTTTTATGGTTATATGTActttaattataaatatatagtttatatatataatatatatcatataatatgagccaaaaaaaaaaaaaaaaattaataataataataaaatacaagATTATTGATTAAATAATGCactaatattttatttttatttactatttatttttatttccttaattataaaaaataaatattaaaaaatataaaaatattatatgaattaaagttatattaacaataataaatatacatatattttaactACATACATAAATACGTGCTACCAAAGattgatatataaatcatacatgaataataaataaataatacaatgAATTACTACCACATCataatacaataaataCTAAAACAAacatacataataatatacatactgcatacatatataatatcatattattttttttattattaaatatacaacttgaataaaataaataaaattatatatatatatatatataatagcatttatattatatatataaatatataatataatatattaatatataaagaatatacaagatatataataatgaattatatataataataagatacaaaaataaaataataaattattattagattataaaatatattatatttcatatgCTCTAGTAGTATATAgtatttctttttattttatataacatttcaatatgtatatttattcaaaaaaatatatttataatatatatttttttttattttattgttatcttttttttttttttttatgataatttttttttttttcattaataatatacttatttaattataaagtTTTTagcatataaaaaaaaaaaataaaaatattaatatatatatatatatatatatatttatattaaaatataatataatataatataatataataaaaagaaataaaatttaaaaccaaattatcaaaatatataaatgcttttatatcttttaaaaaaagaaaaaaataaggatttatataataatatttattattattttattttatttttcttcaattcttatttataatttgatttaatttttctgttctaattttaattgtacatatatacatatatatatatttgtattttttttactgttgaatttccttttataataaaaaaaaaaccttAGAGTCCTGATTTGTTCCCATTTATTTAATCATGACTTTGATTGAAAACTTAAACTCTGATAAAACATTCCTGGAAAATAATCAATATACGGATGAAGGTGCTAAAAACTTTACACacatatgaaaatataaatatgattatatacatgttgtatgtattaatgcgatgattatatttttgtatgtaaataaataaaaccTTCACACCATTATTCAtaactttatttttatattattttttaggTGTAAAGGTTTACGAGTTCATTTTTGGAGagtaatattataagaaaaaaaaaaaaaaaaaaatacatacatataaatatatatatatatatatttatgtatataatataattaataatgtgcacctattttttttttttttatttaatatatatatatatatgtgtgaatataatattttgtgtttaatttttatgaacagaaattatatatcatcCGGAGGTTTGGAAGCTACCAAAAAAATCTTGAGCGATATTGAACTTAATGAAAATTCGAAAGTTTTaggtaaaaaaaaaaaaagaaatataaataagcAATAAgcaataatatataaatattaatatatatatatatatatatattatgtatatatttgtgttttgtttatataGATATCGGATCTGGTTTAGGAGGTGGCTGTATGTATATCAATGAGAAATACGGAGCACATACGCACGGTATAGATATATGTTCTAATATTGTAAATATGGCTAATGAAAGAGTTAGTGgaaataacaaaattattttcgaagctaatgatatattaacaaaagAATTTCCTGAGAATAATTTTGATTTAATTTATAGTAGAGATGCAATATTACATTTATCTcttgaaaataaaaagaaattattcCAGAAATGTTACAAGTGGTTAAAACCAACAGGTACCTTATTAATTACTGATTATTGTGCAGcggaaaaagaaaattgGGATGATGAATTTAAAGAATATGTTAAACAAAGGAAATATACCCTAATAACTGTGGAAGAATATGCTGATACTATTGCTGCTTGcaattttaaaaatgttgTATCAAAAGATTTAAGTGATTATTGGAATCAATTATTAGATGTtgaacataaatatttacatgaaaataaagaagaatttttaaaattgttttcagaaaataaatttattagTCTTGATGAAGGCTGGTCAAGAAAAATTAAGGATAGCAAAAGGAAAATGCAAAGATGGGGTTATTTTAAGGCCAccaaaaattaaaaacaaaaaaatatatgtcCATATATAGTcaaagaaatatatatgaacatatatgtataaatatatataatatatatatatatatatatatatatatatatatatatatatatatataattattattattaaatacaCACACATACCTCCATGttagtatatatttactgTATCCCGATGCATAATATGCGGTTGTATTATACACgtattaaataaatacacacacaagcatatatttttagtagttcaatttttatgtaattcatttttatgtaGTATATGTTTAAGTATATTATGCATACATTTGTAGGTGCATAAAATCGTACAATACGTATGTTTGTGTATagatataatttaattcatcataaaaaaaaaaaaaaaataaagaattagattatatttttattaagataaatgaaatatattttatattattcaaattAAAAGAGTAAAATTcagtaatatatatatatatatatatatatttatttatttatttataacgTAAAAGTagtaaattatatatatattttttagtTGTGAGAATTGTAcatattttccttttacCTCTCATaactatatattatgtataatcttaatatttatataattgtaCTTTGTTTATAAATCCATTTTACTctttcatataattaataaggagttttattcatttatttattattcataaaagaaaaaaaaaaataaaatgcattttattatttttttttttattttaattataattaaacttcttattaattaaaaacaaatcaaataaattataaatagaaaaatatataaataataaatatgaaacatacatatatttatatatatatatatatatatatatatatcaaaaagATCGATTTTATATAGTATAATTTGATTTAAAATTGTCACTTCCatattgtattattaatcttcaaaatattacatatcgaaatatatgattcacatttgttttatatatatttttatatatatagaaaaaaagaaaaaagtcAATAAATTATCGTAGACAAAAAATAAGCGTTTAATATGataatcaaaaaaaattatgaacatttttttttttcatctttattattaaatgagCATAAGtttcattaaaaaaaaaaaaaaaaaaaaaaaaaaaaaaaaaaNNNNNNNNNNNNNNNNNNNNNNNNNNNNNNNNNNNNNNNNNNNNNNNNNNNNNNNNNNNNNNNNNNNNNNNNNNNNNNNNNNNNNNNNNNNNNNNNNNNNNNNNNNNNNNNNNNNNNNNNNNNNNNNNNNNNNNNNNNNNNNNNNNNNNNNNNNNNNNNNNNNNNNNNNNNNNNNNNNNNNNNNNNNNNNNNNNNNNNNNNNNNNNNNNNNNNNNNNNNNNNNNNNNNNNNNNNNNNNNNNNNNNNNNNNNNNNNNNNNNNNNNNNNNNNNNNNNNNNNNNNNNNNNNNNNNNNNNNNNNNNNNNNNNNNNNNNNNNNNNNNNNNNNNNNNNNNNNNNNNNNNNNNNNNNNNNNNNNNNNNNNNNNNNNNNNNNNNNNNNNNNNNNNNNNNNNNNNNNaaatataaaaaaaaaaaaaatataaaaatttttttttttaatctttattattaaaaaaaaaaaaatttcattaaaaaaaaaaaaaaaaaaaaaaaaaaaaaaaagtaacaaataattattatcctaatttaaaaaatgagccaaaagaaaaaaaaaaaaaaaaagaaaaaaaaaaacaattaagtaaaataaaataataaattaaaataaacaataagaaaataataataatataataataattataataacatttcttataatttaagaatttgtattatatttttaattttttcaaatacataaataaagtatacttttatatattatatttatatatgtacacgtttatatttatgtataatattattcattaaatatatacttgaaaaaaaaaaaaaaaaaataaaagttcttttatttattctccaaatgaattaaattattattgttttttttttttttttaatttttttatgttatttcATCAGAACAAAGTAAATTGTGGATGATTTTTAGAGCAATTTATGACATTACCAACAACTTTATATTCTAGTTTCTGTCCAAGGAAATTTACTTCTCTTTgttttttgttaatatattttgtattttgCTCATGATCCATATATTCAGGTGACgatatatattcattatcTGAGTTAAATGGTAAATCATTAAAATCATCTGTTTTGTTGGAAAAGTTTATTGTTCTTTTGGTTTCACTATTATTGGATGAAACATTTTCTCTAGAAgaattttcttttgttgTATTTGTAGAATTATCTTTTCTATTTTTGAAGTcataactttttttttttgaacttaatatttttataggTGTTTCAaaatcataattattaaaaaattcattaGTGCTTTCACTTCCATAACTAGgttttttattactatttctaaatttataataaggTGAATTATCcatcataatattattaggAAATATTGgttcattattttcattacatatattttctctttttaatttttttatagacATATGTTCATCTTTATATCGACCTTTTACTCTATCTTTCATATTTGCTGATGGTGTCTTATCTAAGgattttaaatatttaacaTCTGAATCATCAAAtgatgtatatatattcttcaaATCATAATTTTCCTCATTATTCGGTCCAATTTCATTACTATAAAATAAGCTATATgcttttctttttttttgtttacTAAATTCATCCCCAAAAGGTTCTTCcatcatattatttataaaattactattaaaattattaaaatcGACAACCTTTACAAATTCGTTCGTATATGACTCATCATCTAAATCATTCAagtttttataaaattctGGATTTTCCGTTTGCTTAAGCCAGGCTTTGATATAATTGTCTTCTTTACATGACGCATTTTGAAAATTCCTATTCATTTCTTCTTTTCTCATgtttaatttatatgtgtttttttttttcttgttcttcttttctttttttttttttttcttttttatatctatCTTTATAATcttcttttgtttttctttttttttcctactttatatatttttatgaacaaaaataaggtacataaatatatttgataaatataaaataaggattaaaccaaaaataaaaaaaaaaagaaatttttataattatacaagttatatatttttataactgctcttttttttttttttcttaatacttattttatatgtaaaaagTTCATATAAagtaaagaaaaaaaatagggaaaaatgaaaaaataagaaagaaaaaaacacaCTACAAAAAttcaacatatatattaaatgtcatataatatatatgacaTACAACATAgaattatgtatatacaatataatttatttttcaatcctttaatttattatacctttgaatataaatctatatagtacataaaaaattaagccatatatatatatatatatatatttatttattttttttttttttggtttaaacttatattcatttatataatatattatatgtaataaaatttattagttattttcataaatgTATTTGTGTAACATTGTAACTATTGATATATGAAGATATTTATACAGTCAACAGATGTATTAATGaagagaaaaatatatatatatatatatatatatacatacatatacacatttatgtattatatatttgtactCATTCTAATTCCttcctttatatatattcgTACGTCTATAATATTATGGAAGTCTATGGttacacaaaaaaaaattctttatataaatatcgTATATCCATATgttttaattaaaaaaaaaaaaaaaaatagacTTAAAAATGCATCATATATTactatattttatacacatgtatattatatatatttatgtgtattccaacattatatttaaaaagaaaaaaaaaattaaattaaaaaactACAAAAAggacatatatatatatatatatatatataacaacatctaataattttggacgaaaaataaaatcacaatttaaaataaataaaatatcacTCATAATTTCTGAACGTACATATTTCTCATTTTTATAACGcatatatcataataaaaagaaaaataaattaaaagaaaaggcatatatatttatatataaattgtaCACACaaatatgcatatatattaaacatataaatatatataaatatatttcaaagGGGTGCAGGCATATTTAAGCAAAAatgaatgaaaaaattcaccttaaaaaagatataaaacacatgtatatatattatataaatataacaattctgttatatcatattattttaatttatgtcctccacttttatatttttccttcCTAACAATACAACAATATTTGGATATGCATACATGCCTTTAAAAAGGTGCAAACATTTTCACAAacatgttatatatatatatatatatatatatatacataaatataaatatttaataatatatcttaGTCCATTtgtttaaataataataaaaagtttatggatatcatatatatatatatatatatcttaaaatcaaaaaaaaaatgcatatatacacaattatatatattgaacatatatgtatatactTAAATACTTTcctttattataatgttctcacaaatgaatataaattacttaaaagttaaaataatatatatatatatatatatatatatatacataaatataaatatttaataatatatcttaGTCCATTtgtttaaataataataaaaagtttatggatatcatatatatatatatatatatcttaaaatcaaaaaaaaaatgcatatatacacaattatatatattgaacatatatgtatatactTAAATACTTTcctttattataatgttctcacaaatgaatataaattacTTAAAAGTTAAAATAACCCTttcaatataaatatatatatatatatatatatatatatatatatatatatcatttaaaagaaatcgaataatataaatgacATAAAACgatagaaaaaaaaaaaaaaaaaaaaaaaaaaaaaaaaaaaaaaaaaaaaaaaaaaaaaaaaaaaaaaaaaaaaaaaaaaaataaatttaaaaaaaaaaaaaaaaaaaatatNNNNNNNNNNNNNNNNNNNNNNNNNNNNNNNNNNNNNNNNNNNNNNNNNNNNNNNNNNNNNNNNNNNNNNNNNNNNNNNNNNNNNNNNNNNNNNNNNNNNNNNNNNNNNNNNNNNNNNNNNNNNNNNNNNNNNNNNNNNNNNNNNNNNNNNNNNNNNNNNNNNNNNNNNNNNNNNNNNNNNNNNNNNNNNNNNNNNNNNNNNNNNNNNNNNNNNNNNNNNNNNNNNNNNNNNNNNNNNNNNNNNNNNNNNNNNNNNNNNNNNNNNNNNNNNNNNNNNNNNNNNNNNNNNNNNNNNNNNNNNNNNNNNNNNNNNNNNNNNNNNNNNNNNNNNNNNNNNNNNNNNNNNNNNNNNNNNNNNNNNNNNNNNNNNNNNNNNNNNNNaaaaaaaaaaaaaaaaaaaaaaaaaaagaaagtacatataaaaatatacatatacacataaatatatataagattAAAAGGTAAAATTATCTttaatattgtttttataatatataaatatgtatatatggtgcctaatattatttaaaaaaataaaataatattaattatatataaaaatatgtatataagTCATGATGCTAAATAATTGgacaaaaatattatatatatatatatatatatatatatatatatatgtatgtataatcttatatatgcatataaataaatatatatatatatatatatatatatatatatatatatatatatatatatataactatgcaaatatataagagaaaataaaaaaaagcaaaacaaaacaaaaaaaaaaaatacatatcTAGAAGTTTTTTACAGTGCTTTAAACAAAACAAGTTTTCTAATATAgtattttacatttatacatctttaacattataatattagttatgtattttttcaatttttttttttttttttttcattatataaacatatataataagtaTGTGTTAATATAATGCTTCATATATACTTCCAATGCAGTATGCATACAATAATGAATTCGCTAATGTATTGTGTATCATCTgcattttctttatatacacatatatatatatatatatatattatatgtcacattatatatatttctaatacgtataatgaatatgaatgaaaaatataaaaaaaaaggaaaactaaaaaaaggaacagtttgaaatattttttatttgatatgttttttttctgtttatatatattatatatgtacatatatatatatatatattattcgTTGATATGaatgattttattttattttttttttttaaaaggaGGCATAAATTGTGCATATTTAATgaaactttttttttttttttttttttaattttgtcAGTTCATTACGTCtaatttatgaaaaattaaataaaattttaaaatacaataaaaaagtaaataaatgaataagttacataaatatatatatatatatatatatatatatatatatatttttctttttttttctccttgttatatatatatatatatatatatatatatatgtacaagCATGTGAATATTCctaattcttttatattttatttaatgcATGTGTGCATCCATTTAAACAATCactgttttttttttccttatgTATTGAATAATagaggaaaaaaataaaaaagggcagaacatataatttacaaattatataataaatagaGAAAGATATAATGAGggatattataaattaaaaaaacaatttttaAGTTTATTTAATCAAGGAGCCTTCGTACCTATGTGAAAAATGatagtaaaaaaaaaatacgTATAAAGggatattatttatatgtattaatatatttttatgttttatatatataccacttatttatataatttttttttttagtatTAATGcaattaaatttttataattaaagaaaatatttattaattattatgtttaaaaaaatatatattatatatataataattatatatatatataatattttgttgtatgctataattatatatttatatgttgcatattatatattatatatttatttattaatgtTCTCCTTTTTGTTATActattatacatatgtataggaaaaatatatatgtatataaattatactataaatatatatatatatatatatattaatacaaaataattgaatattattacatttttgtCAATGATAtactttattatttttacattaaatatatattatatatatatatatatatatatatatatatataatacatatttattttatcataataatatataattctattaatttttttccaACTTTTTTTNNNNNNNNNNNNNNNNNNNNNNNNNNNNNNNNNNNNNNNNNNNNNNNNNNNNNNNNNNNNNNNNNNNNNNNNNNNNNNNNNNNNNNNNNNNNNNNNNNNNNNNNNNNNNNNNNNNNNNNNNNNNNNNNNNNNNNNNNNNNNNNNNNNNNNNNNNNNNNNNNNNNNNNNNNNNNNNNNNNNNNNNNNNNNNNNNNNNNNNNNNNNNNNNNNNNNNNNNNNNNNNNNNNNNNNNNNNNNNNNNNNNNNNNNNNNNNNNNNNNNNNNNNNNNNNNNNNNNNNNNNNNNNNNNNNNNNNNNNNNNNNNatattttttttttttttaattaaatatatattttatttttatatatatatatatttatttttttattatatttattttttttatcataataatatataattctattaatttttttccaactttttttttttttttttttttttttttatttttatttttcattttctattttgtttttgtaaattttaaaaatattatatattatgtatatcattttatttatatattttaaaaattatgtcaaattaatttaaaaaaaaaaaaaaaaaaattcaaattataattaaaataattaataatgCCTTATCTCATTTGGTTTAGTAGTCATAACAAATATGATGACTGTAAAATTAGTG
The genomic region above belongs to Plasmodium reichenowi strain SY57 chromosome 13, whole genome shotgun sequence and contains:
- a CDS encoding phosphoethanolamine N-methyltransferase, which produces MTLIENLNSDKTFLENNQYTDEGVKVYEFIFGENYISSGGLEATKKILSDIELNENSKVLDIGSGLGGGCMYINEKYGAHTHGIDICSNIVNMANERVSGNNKIIFEANDILTKEFPENNFDLIYSRDAILHLSLENKKKLFQKCYKWLKPTGTLLITDYCAAEKENWDDEFKEYVKQRKYTLITVEEYADTIAACNFKNVVSKDLSDYWNQLLDVEHKYLHENKEEFLKLFSENKFISLDEGWSRKIKDSKRKMQRWGYFKATKN
- a CDS encoding hypothetical protein (conserved Plasmodium protein, unknown function), whose translation is MRKEEMNRNFQNASCKEDNYIKAWLKQTENPEFYKNLNDLDDESYTNEFVKVVDFNNFNSNFINNMMEEPFGDEFSKQKKRKAYSLFYSNEIGPNNEENYDLKNIYTSFDDSDVKYLKSLDKTPSANMKDRVKGRYKDEHMSIKKLKRENICNENNEPIFPNNIMMDNSPYYKFRNSNKKPSYGSESTNEFFNNYDFETPIKILSSKKKSYDFKNRKDNSTNTTKENSSRENVSSNNSETKRTINFSNKTDDFNDLPFNSDNEYISSPEYMDHEQNTKYINKKQREVNFLGQKLEYKVVGNVINCSKNHPQFTLF